One Microplitis mediator isolate UGA2020A chromosome 3, iyMicMedi2.1, whole genome shotgun sequence DNA segment encodes these proteins:
- the LOC130666144 gene encoding chloride intracellular channel exc-4, whose product MADEGNENGTSNGEVPEIELIIKASTIDGRRKGACLFCQEYFMDLYLLAELKTISLKVTTVDMQKPPPDFRTNFQATPPPILIDGGDAILENEKIERHIMKNIPGGHNLFIQDKEVATLVENLFSKLKLLLLNAKEKDKDPKSSSLMAHLRKIDEHLGRKGTRFLTGDTMCCFDCELMPRLQHIRVAGKYFADFEIPETLVNLWRYMHHMYRLDAFLQSCPADQDIINHYKLQQSMKMKKHEELETPTFTTSIPIEVNDD is encoded by the exons GCTTCAACAATTGACGGAAGAAGAAAAGGCGCATGTCTATTTTGTCAGGAATATTTTATGGATCTATATTTACTTGctgaattaaaaacaatttctcTAAAAGTGACGACAGTTGATATGCAAAAACCACCACCAGATTTCCGTACTAATTTCCAAGCAACTCCACCGCCAATTCTTATCGACGGTGGCGACGCTATTttggaaaatgaaaaaatagaaagacatattatgaaaaatattccaGGTGGTCACAATCTTTTTATACAAGACAAAGAAGTTGCTACTCTTGTTGAAAATCTTTTCAGT aaACTTAAATTGCTTTTACTTAACGCTAAGGAAAAAGACAAGGATCCAAAGTCATCATCGCTGATGGCACATTTACGTAAAATAGACGAACACTTGGGTCGCAAAGGAACGCGTTTTCTTACCGGCGATACCATGTGCTGTTTTGACTGCGAATTGATGCCACGTTTGCAGCACATCAGAGTTGCCGGAAAATACTTTGCAGACTTTGAAATACCCGAGACATTAGTAAATTTGTGGCGATACATGCATCATATGTACAGACTTGATGCCTTCTTGCAGAGTTGTCCGGCAGATCAGGATATTATTAATCACTATAAGCTCCAACAG agcatgaaaatgaaaaaacacGAGGAACTCGAGACGCCGACTTTCACCACGAGCATCCCCATCGAGGTTAACgacgactaa
- the LOC130666143 gene encoding uncharacterized protein LOC130666143: protein MSIKRNQVDRNSDSKKFEITLSIDELLKDPGSVKSDDDYEWLKKVVSQTSTFNKKEPSVDLSKDNHEQNTDEGERRLLKLFKIALHDKRLAEKFISTVISTAYLNNHRKFIFRIIMMFVEQRLYILKKAPGCYLNLVMIFGDFLHAYEGTNEIVETLFQCLMLLIEIEASRAIELATIMMSKIGLKMAIRFPMVDTDNFLDRSYHILINGEKIGPRSRILLMLMIALNDQKFLPFPDDHYLLEFYTTELGESTMTKIQNNLKTF, encoded by the exons atgtCAATTAAACGTAATCAAGTCGATAGAAATAGCgattctaaaaaatttgagattaCTTTAAGTATcgatgaattattaaaagacCCAGGTAGTGTAAAATCTGATGATGACTACGAATGgttaaaaaaagtagttaGTCAGACATccacttttaataaaaaagagcCATCAGTTGATTTATCAAAAGATAATCATGAACAAAATACAGATGAAGGGGAGCG ACGactgttaaaattatttaaaattgcgCTCCATGATAAACGATTggctgaaaaatttatatctacaGTAATATCTACAGCTTATCTTAATAATCaccgaaaatttatatttcgtaTTATCATGATGTTTGTGGAAC aacgtttatatattttaaagaaaGCACCAggatgttatttaaatttagtaatgATATTCGGTGATTTTCTCCATGCATATGAAGGAACAAATGAAATTGTAGAGACTTTGTTTCAATGTTTGATGTTATTAATAGAAATTGAGGCATCTCGAGCAATCGAATTAGCAACAATAATG ATGTCAAAAATTGGATTGAAAATGGCGATTCGTTTTCCGATGGTAGatacagataattttttagacCGAagttatcatattttaataaatggtGAGAAGATAGGTCCACGATCGAGAATATTATTGATGCTGATGATTGCTTTGAATGATCAAAAGTTTTTGCCTTTTCCTGACGATCAttatttacttgaattttacACAACAGAATTGGGCGAGTCTACGATgactaaaattcaaaataatttgaaaactttcTAA
- the LOC130666142 gene encoding uncharacterized protein LOC130666142, whose product MSTPRVQADRKIDSRTSESIRFIDGFLINPVPVESDGDFAFLKETVDNAVTDKGPEPPVDSLNYMPEKVSDDKKRQVVKIFKIALHKQKVAEKFMFIINFDDCRKFLFSHLQYCNEHRVKFLMKNPSCFLNFIIIFADFFYLYKLSRGVAENLLECLVILLDIGESQGYEVVTTVLSKIGLKMTFRFPTIKTNHLFHKIHHTFKNIDSNSRSRTFLMLAITLNNRKFMPFPENHYLFKFYIKNLGESTMNKIQNNLKRYDFKND is encoded by the exons ATGTCGACGCCACGTGTTCAAGCGGATAGAAAAATTGATTCTAGAACATCTGAATCTATTCGTTTTATCGatggatttttaataaacccAGTTCCTGTAGAATCTGATGGTGATTTTGCATTCCTGAAAGAAACAGTTGATAACGCTGTAACTGATAAGGGTCCAGAGCCCCCAGTCGATTCATTAAATTACATGCCTGAAAAAGTATCAGATGACAAGAAGcg aCAAgtggtaaaaatattcaaaattgcTCTGCATAAACAAAAAGTtgctgaaaaatttatgtttataattaattttgatgattGTCGTAAATTTCTCTTTAGTCATCTTCAATATTGTAACGAAC ATCGTgtgaaatttctaatgaaaAACCCgtcatgttttttaaattttataataatattcgctgattttttttatttatacaaattatcaaGGGGTGTTGCAGAGAATTTGCTTGAatgtttagtaattttgttAGATATTGGTGAAAGTCAGGGATATGAAGTAGTGACAACAGTG CTGTCGAAAATTGGATTAAAAATGACCTTTCGTTTTccaacaataaaaacaaatcatttattcCACAAAATTCatcatacttttaaaaatatagattCAAATTCACGATCACGTACGTTTTTAATGCTAGCGATTACGCTGAATAATCGAAAATTTATGCCTTTTCCTGAAAAtcattacttatttaaattttacattaaaaatttggGAGAGTCTACGatgaacaaaattcaaaataatttaaaacgttatgatttcaaaaatgattaa